One Baekduia alba genomic window, GGCGGCGGGCGACGCGCCGGCGATCGCCCGGCGCGAGAGCGCGATCGAGGTCCTGACGCTGCTCGACGAGCACCTCCAGCACCACGCGTTCCTCGTCGGCGACACCTACACCATCGCCGACATCGCGCTCTTCGGCTACGCGCACGCCGCGCACGAGGCCGGCCTGCCGATGGACGACTTCCGCGCGGTCGACGCGTGGCTGGAGCGCGTCGCCGGCCTCCCCGGCCACATCGACGACGTCCAGCCCTACCCGGTCAGCGCGCACCCGGGCGCGGGGCGCTCGATCTACGGGTAACGCCCTGGACTCGATCGTCGATGCCCGCGTACGATGGGCGGCGATGCCTGTCGGAGCTGACGCAGGGGCGACGATCACGCGGGAGCTGGAGATGCATCGGCGCGCGCTCACCGGCTACTGCTACCGCATGCTCGGCTCGGGGTCCGAGGCCGAGGACGCTGTGCAGGAGACGATGGTGCGCGCGTGGCGCAACGCCGAGACGCTCCAGGAGCAGGCCGCGCTGAAGTCGTGGCTTTACCGGATCGCCTCGAACGTGTGCTTCGACATGCTCCAGACGCCGCAGCGGCGCGCGCAGCCGATGGACCTCGGCCCCGCGTCGGCGGCCGACGCGGCGCTCGGCCCGGCGCTGGACTCCTGGGTGCAGCCGATCGCCGACGCGCGCGTGGTGCCCAACGAGGGCGACCCGGCCGAGATCGCGGCGGGGCGCGAGACGCTCCGCCTCGCGTTCGTCGCCGCGCTGCAGCACCTGCCGGCGCGCCAGCGCGCGGTGCTGATCCTGCGCGAGGTGCTGCGCTGGCAGGCGTCCGAGGTCGCCGAGCTGCTGGAGACGTCGGTCGCGTCGGTCAACAGCGCGCTGCAGCGGGCGCGGGCGACGCTGGGGTCGCTGGACCTCGACGCCACGTCCGCGCCGAGCGAGCTCGGCGACGACGCCGAGCAGCAGGACCTCCTGGCCCGCTATGTCGACGCGTTCGAGCGCTACGACATGACCGAGTTGGTGGCCTTGCTCCAGCGCGACGCGGCGTTCTCGATGCCGCCGTTCCCGCTGTGGGTCCAGGGGCCGGACGACATCGTGAGGTTCATGACGACGACCGGCGCCAAGTGCGAGGGGTCGAAGGTCGTGGTCACGGCGGCCAACGGCGGGCCGGCGATGGGGATCTACAACCGCGCGGCGGACGGGTCGGGCTACACGCCGTGGGCGGTCGTGGTGATCGAGACCTCAGGGGGCAAGATCTCCGGGCTGCACCACTTCATCTACCCGGAGCTGTTCGCCCAGTTCGGGCTGCCCGAGCGGCTCGAGCACGACGACGCCGCCTAGGCCGCAGAGCTCCAGCAGCCCGCCGAGCGTGGGATGCGGGTCGCGCACGACGAGCGACCAGCCGCACCGGCCCGCGGCGAGCTGGAGCCGCGCGAGCGCGTTGACGCAGCCGAGGTCGGGGCGATCGGCCATGTGGCCGACGACCAGCTCGGTCCCGTCGTCGACGACGACCACGAGGGTCGCCGCCCGTTCGTGGCGGTGCACGGCGCACATGTCTGCCTGCTGAGACGGCGCAGGTGGCGGAAAGTGATCGGTGGGGTCAGGACGACCGCCGATGAGTTTCGCCGCCGCGGGTCGTCCGAGGCGCATGACCCCTCCCTCCTCCCCGTTCGTCCTCGTTCCCGGCGCGGGCGGCGAAGGCTGGTACTGGTCGCGCGTCGCTCCCCTTCTGCGCGCGGCCGGTCATGACGCCATCGCCGTCGATCTCCCCGCCGGGGACGAGGACGCGGGCCTCGACGCGTACGCCGACGTCATCCTCGAGGCGGTTGGCGGGCGGACCGGCGTCACGCTCGTCGCCCAGTCGATGGGCGCGTTCAGCGCGCCGCTGGCGGCCGAGCGGGCCGACGTCGCGGGGCTGCTCCTGGTCTGCCCGATGATCCCGGCGCCGGGTGAGTCGGCGAGCGGCTGGTGGGCGGGCAGCGGCCAGTTGGCGGCGCGGCGCGCCAACGAGGAGCGCGAGGGCCGCGACCCCGACGCGCCGTTCGACGAGCGCGAGGCGTTCTTCCACGACGTCGCGCCCGAGATCGTCGAGGAGGCCTACGCCGGCGACCCGCCGCAGCAGGCCGACAAGCCCTTCGAGGAGCCGTTCCCGCTCTCCGCCTGGCCGGACATCCCGACCCGCGTCCTGCTCGGCCGCCACGACCGCCTGTTCCCCTACGCCTTCATGCGGCAGCTGAGCCGCGACCGCCTCGGCGTGGAGGCCGACGCCGTCGACGCCGGCCACCTCGCCTGCCTCGCGCAGCCGGAAGCGACCGCGCAGTGGCTGCTGCGTTCTGCGGCTTAGCGGCCGCCGGCTACCGCGGGAAGGATCTGGACCTCTCCGCCGTCCTTGACCGTGGTCGCGAGGCCGTCGCCGAAGCGCACGTCCTCGCCGTCCACGTAGACGTTGACGAAGCGGCGCAGGCCGCCGTCGCCGTCGGAGAGCGAGTCCTTCAGCTCGGGGTGCTCGCCGTAGAGCGCCTCGAGCACGGCGCCGACGGTCTCGCCCTCGACCGCGATCTTCGCCGCGCCGCCGGCGGCGGCGCGCAGCTGCGTCGGCAGCTTGACCGTGACGGCCATCAGGCCGACACCCCGGCCAGGACCTTGTCCTCGAACTCGGAGAACTTCGGCTCGATCTCGTGGGCCTCGAACGTGTCGCGGACCGCGTCCAGCGTCTTGAGGCCGTCGCCGGTGATGACGAGCACGACCTGCTCGTCGGGATCGATGTCGCCGCGGTCGGCGAGCTTGGCCAGCGTCGCGGTCGTGACGCCGCCGGCGGTCTCGGTGAAGATGCCCGTCGTCTCGGCGAGCAGGCGGATGCCGGCCTTGATCTCCTCGTCGGTGACGCTGTCGACGCCGCCGCCGGTCCGGTTGGCCAGCTCGACGGCGTAGGGGCCGTCGGCCGGGTTGCCGATGGCCAGGGACTTGGCGATCGTGTCCGGCTTGACCGGGCGGCAGACGTCGGTGCCCGCGGCGAACGCGGTCGCGACCGGCGAGCAGCCCAGCGCCTGGGCGCCGTTCATCGTCGGGGCCTCGCCCTCGATGAGCCCGAGCTCACGCCACTCGTCGAAGCCCTTGGCGATCTTGGTGTACAACGACCCGCTGGCGATCGGCGCGACGACGCGGTCCGGCGTGCGGAACCCGAGCTGCTCGGCGATCTCGTAGGCCAGGGTCTTGCTGCCCTCGGCGTAGTACGGGCGCATGTTGACGTTCACGAAGGCCCACGAGTCCTGCTCGCCGCTGACCTCGGTGCACAGCCGGTTGACGTCGTCGTAGTTGCCCCGGACCTTGATCAGGTTGGTGCCGTAGACGCCGGTCGCGAGGATCTTCTGCTCCTCGAGGTCGGACGGGATGAAGACGTAGGACGGCATCCCCAGCGCGGCGGCCGCGGCGGCCACGGCGTTGGCGAGGTTGCCGGTCGAGGCGCAGGCCAGCGTGTCGAAGCCCAGCTCGCGGGCGCGCGCCGCGGCGACCGAGACCACGCGGTCCTTGAACGAGTGCGTGGGGTTGTGCGCGTCGTTCTTGACCCAGACCTCCTTGAGGCCGAGGCGCTCGGCCAGGCGGTCGGCGCGCACGAGCGGCGTGCACCCGGCCGGCAGGCCCACGCGCGAGAGGATCTTCGCGCTCGGCCCCGGCTGGCCGTCGACCAGCGGCAGGAAGTCCACGTAGCGCCAGATGTTCTGCGGGCCGGACGTGATCCGGCGCTTGAGCGACGCGACGTCGTCGGCGAGCGCGCTGTGGTCGTACTTGACCTCCAGCGGGCCGAAGCACTTCGAGCACACGTACTGCGCGGTGAGCTCGTACTCCGTGCCGCACTCGCGACAGGCCAGGTTGGTGACAGCCATTCGGGAACCCCAGTTCTTCGTCGTGATGGTGTTGTGTGACGAAGAAGTGGCTTCCTGCGCCACACGTCTCCAGGAATTGGCACCTTCCCGCCTAAGCGGGGGTTGCCGGGGTTTCATCGGGCCAGTCCCTCCACCCCTCTGGACGTGTACAGCTATGTGGTCGGAAGATTAGCAAGCGCTCTTGAGCTCGCAACCCGCGCCGCAGCGGCCTGCCTCCGCCTTGTCGCCCGATAGACTCCCTGGCGTTGTGATCCCCACCGTCGACGAGCCCTTCAGTCGCCATGCCGAGGCTGCCCCGCCCGCCTCTGCGTCGTGCTGCCCGCTCTCGTGCGGATGGGATCGCGCATGTCGTAGAGCCTGAGACGCCGAACGTCGACGTCGTCGAGTTCGAGGGCCTGCGCTGGATCAACATCGAGCGCCCGCGGCAGATCGACCGCGCCTGGCTCGAGGAGCACTTCGACTTCCACCCGCTGGACTACGAGGACGTCTTCTCGCGCAACCAGCGCCCGAAGGTCGACGAGTACGAGGGCTACCTCTTCGTCGTCCTGCACTTCCCGGTCTACGACAAGCGCGTCAACCGCCTCAACGCGGCCGAGCTCGACATCTTCGTCGGGCCGGACTTCCTGATCACGCTGCCCAACGAGTCGCTGGCGCCGCTGCAGTACGTCTTCGACCGCTGCCAGAACAACGAGGACGTCCGCGAGGACATGTTCAACAAGGGCGCCGGCTACCTGTTGTACAAGGTGGTCGACGCGTGCGTGGACGCCTCGTTCCCGATGCTGCGCAAGATGGGGCTCAAGCTCGAGCGGCTCGAGCAGGCGATCTTCGACGAGGAGGCCAACCGCGAGATCGTCCGCGACCTCTCCAACGCCAAGCAGGAGATCATCAACTTCCGCAAGATCGTCCGGCCGCAGCGCGCCGCGCTGAAGGACCTGGAGCGCACCAAGCGCTACGTGACGGGCGAGCTGGACATCTACTTCGACGACATCAACGACGCGTCCGAGCGCGTCTGGGACATGTTGGAGAACTACCGCGAGGTCATCGAGGGGCTCGAGACGACCAACGAGTCCGTGCTCTCGCACCGCCTGAACGACTCGATCCGCGTCCTCACCGCGTTCAGCGTGATCATGCTGCCGCTCACCCTGATCGCCTCGGTGCTGGGCATGAACGTCGGGGTGCCGGGCGAAGGGTCGATCCACGCGTTCTGGATCACGATCGCGGTGATGCTGTCGGTGCTGACCGGCATGGTCCTGTGGTTCCGCAAGCGCGGCTGGCTGTAGGGCGACCCTGCGGCCCGCCCGCCCGCGCCTGACGGTCGCCAACGCGCTTCACGTGCTGGCGCACGCTGCCGCTGCGCCGGCGACGCCAGCCACGACCGGTCGGGCCGCAGGATCGCCCTACCATCGGCCCTATGGACGCCGGCGTCGCCTACTTCCCCACCCACGATGGTCTCGGGCCCGCGGAGCTCGCGCGGCTCGTCGAGGAGCGAGGTCATCGGTGGCTGATGTGGGCCGAGCACACGCACATCCCGGCGTCGCGCGAGACGCCGTGGGGTGGCGTGGAGGGCGCGCCGCCGCTGCCGCGCAAGTACGTGCACACCTACGATCCGTTCGTGGCGAGCGCCTACGCGCTGGCCGCGACGTCGGCGCTGCGCGTCGGGACGGGGATCGCGCTCGTGCCGCAGCGCGACCCGATCACGACCGCCAAGGAGGTCGCGTCGCTCGACCACCTCTCCGGCGGGCGCTTCGACCTCGGCATCGGCGCCGGCTGGAACCGCGAGGAGATGGCCAACCACGGCGTCGACCCGCGCACGCGGATGAAGCGCATGCGCGAGCACGTCCTGGCGATGAAGGCGATCTGGACGCAGCACGAGGCGTCGTTCCACGGCGACTTCGTCTCCTTCGACCGCATCTGGAGCGACCCCAAGCCGCTGCAGCGACCGCACCCGCCGATCCTGGTCGGCGGCAGCGGGCCGACGGTCCTGGATCGCGTGCTCGAATACGGCGACGCGTGGATGCCCAACCACGGCAGCGGGGTCGTCGAGCGGATCGCGGAGCTGCGCCGGCGGGCCGAGCGGCCGATCGACGTGGTGGTCATGGGCCCGCCGGCGGACGACCTCGAAGTCCTCGAGGCCTATGAGAACGCCGGCGTCGACCGCGTCCTGTTCTGGCTGCCGTCGGCTCGCCGCAGCGTCGTCGAGCTTGAGCTGGACCGCGTCGAGGCCGCCATGGCGCGGCGGCACGACCGTCCGGCGTGAGCGTCGACCCCTGGGCGCTGCTGGCCACCGCGCGCGTCGCGCGCTTCGCCTCGATCTCCGCCCGGACCGGAGCGCCCACCCTCATCCCCGTGACCTTCGCCATCGCGGGCGAGACGCTCGTCCACGCGGTCGACCACAAGCCCAAGCGCACCCGCGAGCTGGCGCGCCTTGCCAACGTCCGCGCCGACCCGCGCGCGTCGCTGCTGGCCGACGAGTACGACGACGAGGACTGGAACCAGCTCTGGTGGGTCCGGGCGGACGGCACGGCCCGCGTGCTCGACGACGCCCCGGACTACGTCGACCTGCTCGTCGCGCGCTACCCGCAGTACCGCGCGCAGCGCCCGTCGGGACCGGTCATCGCGCTCGACGTCGAGCACATCACGTCCTGGAGGGCGTAGGGCGTCGTGCGCACCGATCGCGCTCGCCCCGGCAGTTGCCTGAGGAGCGAGCGCGACCGGCCCTAGGGCACGGACTGGAAGCTGACGCCTGCCGCGCCGCTGGCAGGCGGCGATGTCGTTGTCACGGCGGCGTCGGCGGTCCCTGCGGCCACGAAGACGGAACCCGCAACGAGGAGGAGTGCCACGAGCTCTCGGTGGGAGATCCGCAGGGAGGTCACGAGAAGGATTCAACTCCGTGCGAGGGCGCCCAACAGTCGTGGTCGCCTGCGTCTGGCCGGTGCGGGTGACCGCACCGTCAGCTCGTGTGACCCGGAGGCCCTGTCGGTGTAGTCCGTCACGTGCCCGCCGCCTCACTCTCGTCGCTCGAAGCGCTCGGCGACCAGTTCGCGCTGAACGCCCCCGTCGAGCGCAAGCGCATGCTCGTCATCGTCAACCCTTACGCGACAACGGTTTCCGACCGCCTGCGCAACCTCGTCGTGTACGCGTTGCAGGGCCGCTACGACGTCGACGCGGTCGACACCGAGGCCCGCGACCACGCCACCGCGCTGACGCGCGAGGCGGCCGGCGAGGGCTACGACGTCGTCGTCGCGTTCGGCGGCGACGGCACCGTCAACGAGGCGGCCAACGGCCTGCGCGGCTCGCAGACGCCGCTGACCTGCCTGCCGGGCGGCTCGACCAACGTGTACGCGCGGATGCTCGGGATCCCGAACGACATCGTCGACGCGACCGAGCACCTGCTGCGCATCGCCGACGACTGGCAGCCGCGCGAGGTCCGGATGGCGATGGTCAACGACCGGCGCTTCCTGTTCTCCTCCGGCCTGGGCCTGGACGCCAGCGTCGTCGCCCGGGTCGACGCCCACCCGCACCTCAAGGCGCGCTTCGGCCCCTACTACTTCGCCTGGTGCGGCTTCGGCGAGTTCCTGGGCAAGTACGTCGCCAAGCCGCCGCGGCTGGAGACGGTGACCGACGGCGGCGCGGCGATCCCGGGCGTCACGGTGCTGGTCCAGAAGGGCGAGCCCTACACCTACTTCCGCAAGCTGCCGATCCACGCAGCGCACGGCGCCCGGTTGACGGATCCCACGCTGGCCGGCGTCGTCCTGCGCTCGACGCGCCCGACCGTGATGCCCGGCGTGATGTACCGGCTGTTCTCGGAGCGCGCGCAGCTCGCGCGCCACCGCCAGGTCGACGGCTTCGCCGGCGTCGGCGACGTCGTGGTCCGCAGCGTCGACGGCCGTCCCGTGCCGCTGCACGTGGACGGCGACTACATCGGCGATGTCACCGACGCCGCCTACTCGGTGGACGAGAAGCCGCTGTTCGTGGTGTCCTAGAGGGCATGGATCCCTTCGCCGGCGCCCTCGAGTCGACCGATCAGCTCGCGGAGCTGTACCCGCCGGCGACGCGGCAGGCGTGGGAGAAGGACGTCGCGCGCCTCGACGACGTCGTCCGCCGGCTGATCGCCGCGTCGCCGCTGGTCATCGTGTCCTCCGCGGATGCCGAGGGTCGCTGCGACGCCACGCCGCGCGGCGGACCGGCCGGGTTCGTCAGCGTGTTGGACGAGCAGCATCTGGCGATCCCCGACGCGACCGGCAACCGGCGCCTGGACACGCTGACCAACATCATCGACACCGGCCACGTCGGGCTGCTCTTCCTCATCCCGGGCCGCGAGCAGACGCTGCGCGTCAACGGCCGGGCGTGCGTGACGGCGGCGCCCGCGGTCCTGGAGCGGGCCGGCGCCGTCGGCAAGCCGCCGAAGACCGCGATCGTCGTCGCCGCCGACGAGGTCTACGCGCACTGCCCGAAGGCGCTCGTCCGCTCCGCCCTCTGGAAGCCCGAGTCCTGGCCCGCGCTGGACGACGTCCCGACCGCCGCCGAGGTCATGCACGCTCACCAGCGCGACACCGCGGCGACGCTCGCCGACGTCGAGGCCTACCTCGAGACGTCGCTGCGCGAGCGCCTGGCTTGACCTAGAGCGCGCTCGAAGGGCTAGCGTCCGGCCGATGAACGGCACGACGTCAAAGGCGTACATCATCTCCGAGGTCGAGATCGCGGACCGCGAGGCGGCCGAGCGCTACAAGGAGCTCGCGGCCGCGTCGATCGCGGCGCACGGCGGGCGCTACGTGGTGCGTGGCGCGGCGCCCGAGGTCCTGGAGGGCGAGCGCGGCGACGAGCGCCTGGTCGTCGTGGAGTTCGACGACGTCGCGTCGGCGCAGACGTGGTACGCGTCGCCGGAGTACGCGCCCGCCCTGACGATCGCGCGGCGCGGCGCGCTGCGGCGCCGGCTCACGCTGGTCGACGGCGTCTAGGGCGTCAAGTCATAGGGGTAGTCGGTGAGGACCTCGCAGCCGTCGTCGGTGACGAGCAGCAGGTCCTCGTAGCGGACGCCGCCGATCTCGCGCTCCCACAGGCCGGGCTCGATCGCCAGGACGTCGCCGGGCACGAGCGGGGAGCGGCCGCTCTGGCCCATGCCGGGATCCTCGTGGACCTCGAGCCCGATGCCGTGGCCGAGCGAGAACTGGAAGCCCTCGTTGGGGTCGTCGCCCGGGCCGGTGCGCTGCGTCTTGTGGCCGGCGGCCTCGAAGACGTCGCACGTCATCGCGTGCAGCTCGCGGCCGGTGATGCCGGGCCGGACCGCGTCGCGGACCTTGAAGAACGCCTCGGCGACGAGCGCCTCCTGAGCGCGCGTCGCGTCGTCGACCTCCCCCACCACGAACGTCCGCGTCATGTCGGCCCAGCAGCCCGACGCCTCGTCGCGCGGCCACAGGTCGATCTGGATCGGCAGGTTCGCCGGCAGCGGCCCGACGCCCGGGTCGTGGCCGAAGCCCTGCCAGACGCCGGCGACGATGACGTCGGCTGGCGCGGGCGCGCCGGCGGCGGCGCACGCGTCGCGCAGCGCGGCGCGGACCTGCTCGGCGGTGACGGGCTCGCCGTCGATCACGATCTTGTCGCCCTCGGGCACGGCCCGGCGCAGCACGGCGGCGGCCGCCGCCATCCCGGCCTCGGCCGCCTTCTGCGCGCGCCGGATGCCGGCGAGCTCGGCGGGCGACTTCGCGCGGCGGCGCTGCGCAAAGGTGTCGTGGTCGGGCGTGAGGACGATCCCGTCGGCGCGCAGGCGGTCGGCGACGGCGAGCGGGAAGTCGGGGTCGACGGTCGCGGCACGCAACCCCATCCGCGCAACGGCGCGCGAGACGAGCTCCAACATCATCTGATCGCGCGGCAGCCCGCTCTCCAGCAGGTCGTAGAAGCCGATGTCGCCCCACTCGATCAGCTCGGCGTCGGGCCGCGCGGCGGCGATCCGATCCTGCTCCAGCGAGCTCGTCAGGACGATCGTCCGGCCGCCGACCTCGGCGTAGCCGAAGGGATCGCCGATCGCGATCGGGATCTCGTGGCGCAGCGCGGCGCTGCGCTCGGTGTCGCTGTAGAGGAAGACATCGGACATGGCGTCCGACCATATCTCGCCAGGGCGAACCTGCGGCCCGCATCGTCGTGGCTGACGTCGCTGGCGCAGCGGCAGCGTGCGCCAGCACGTGAAGCGCGTCAGCGACCGTCAGGCGCGGCGAGGCGGCACGCAGAACCGCCCAGCTAGTTGGCGCCCGGGGTGATGCGGTAGGCGTCGAAGACGCCTTCGATGTTGCGCAGGCGCTGGACGGCCTGCTT contains:
- a CDS encoding TIGR03668 family PPOX class F420-dependent oxidoreductase, producing the protein MSVDPWALLATARVARFASISARTGAPTLIPVTFAIAGETLVHAVDHKPKRTRELARLANVRADPRASLLADEYDDEDWNQLWWVRADGTARVLDDAPDYVDLLVARYPQYRAQRPSGPVIALDVEHITSWRA
- a CDS encoding LLM class F420-dependent oxidoreductase, whose protein sequence is MDAGVAYFPTHDGLGPAELARLVEERGHRWLMWAEHTHIPASRETPWGGVEGAPPLPRKYVHTYDPFVASAYALAATSALRVGTGIALVPQRDPITTAKEVASLDHLSGGRFDLGIGAGWNREEMANHGVDPRTRMKRMREHVLAMKAIWTQHEASFHGDFVSFDRIWSDPKPLQRPHPPILVGGSGPTVLDRVLEYGDAWMPNHGSGVVERIAELRRRAERPIDVVVMGPPADDLEVLEAYENAGVDRVLFWLPSARRSVVELELDRVEAAMARRHDRPA
- a CDS encoding DUF1330 domain-containing protein — protein: MNGTTSKAYIISEVEIADREAAERYKELAAASIAAHGGRYVVRGAAPEVLEGERGDERLVVVEFDDVASAQTWYASPEYAPALTIARRGALRRRLTLVDGV
- the thrC gene encoding threonine synthase, with product MAVTNLACRECGTEYELTAQYVCSKCFGPLEVKYDHSALADDVASLKRRITSGPQNIWRYVDFLPLVDGQPGPSAKILSRVGLPAGCTPLVRADRLAERLGLKEVWVKNDAHNPTHSFKDRVVSVAAARARELGFDTLACASTGNLANAVAAAAAALGMPSYVFIPSDLEEQKILATGVYGTNLIKVRGNYDDVNRLCTEVSGEQDSWAFVNVNMRPYYAEGSKTLAYEIAEQLGFRTPDRVVAPIASGSLYTKIAKGFDEWRELGLIEGEAPTMNGAQALGCSPVATAFAAGTDVCRPVKPDTIAKSLAIGNPADGPYAVELANRTGGGVDSVTDEEIKAGIRLLAETTGIFTETAGGVTTATLAKLADRGDIDPDEQVVLVITGDGLKTLDAVRDTFEAHEIEPKFSEFEDKVLAGVSA
- a CDS encoding ubiquitin-like small modifier protein 1; this translates as MAVTVKLPTQLRAAAGGAAKIAVEGETVGAVLEALYGEHPELKDSLSDGDGGLRRFVNVYVDGEDVRFGDGLATTVKDGGEVQILPAVAGGR
- a CDS encoding MSMEG_1061 family FMN-dependent PPOX-type flavoprotein, producing MDPFAGALESTDQLAELYPPATRQAWEKDVARLDDVVRRLIAASPLVIVSSADAEGRCDATPRGGPAGFVSVLDEQHLAIPDATGNRRLDTLTNIIDTGHVGLLFLIPGREQTLRVNGRACVTAAPAVLERAGAVGKPPKTAIVVAADEVYAHCPKALVRSALWKPESWPALDDVPTAAEVMHAHQRDTAATLADVEAYLETSLRERLA
- a CDS encoding M24 family metallopeptidase yields the protein MSDVFLYSDTERSAALRHEIPIAIGDPFGYAEVGGRTIVLTSSLEQDRIAAARPDAELIEWGDIGFYDLLESGLPRDQMMLELVSRAVARMGLRAATVDPDFPLAVADRLRADGIVLTPDHDTFAQRRRAKSPAELAGIRRAQKAAEAGMAAAAAVLRRAVPEGDKIVIDGEPVTAEQVRAALRDACAAAGAPAPADVIVAGVWQGFGHDPGVGPLPANLPIQIDLWPRDEASGCWADMTRTFVVGEVDDATRAQEALVAEAFFKVRDAVRPGITGRELHAMTCDVFEAAGHKTQRTGPGDDPNEGFQFSLGHGIGLEVHEDPGMGQSGRSPLVPGDVLAIEPGLWEREIGGVRYEDLLLVTDDGCEVLTDYPYDLTP
- a CDS encoding diacylglycerol/lipid kinase family protein, with product MPAASLSSLEALGDQFALNAPVERKRMLVIVNPYATTVSDRLRNLVVYALQGRYDVDAVDTEARDHATALTREAAGEGYDVVVAFGGDGTVNEAANGLRGSQTPLTCLPGGSTNVYARMLGIPNDIVDATEHLLRIADDWQPREVRMAMVNDRRFLFSSGLGLDASVVARVDAHPHLKARFGPYYFAWCGFGEFLGKYVAKPPRLETVTDGGAAIPGVTVLVQKGEPYTYFRKLPIHAAHGARLTDPTLAGVVLRSTRPTVMPGVMYRLFSERAQLARHRQVDGFAGVGDVVVRSVDGRPVPLHVDGDYIGDVTDAAYSVDEKPLFVVS
- a CDS encoding alpha/beta fold hydrolase, translating into MTPPSSPFVLVPGAGGEGWYWSRVAPLLRAAGHDAIAVDLPAGDEDAGLDAYADVILEAVGGRTGVTLVAQSMGAFSAPLAAERADVAGLLLVCPMIPAPGESASGWWAGSGQLAARRANEEREGRDPDAPFDEREAFFHDVAPEIVEEAYAGDPPQQADKPFEEPFPLSAWPDIPTRVLLGRHDRLFPYAFMRQLSRDRLGVEADAVDAGHLACLAQPEATAQWLLRSAA
- a CDS encoding magnesium transporter CorA family protein, translating into MPRLPRPPLRRAARSRADGIAHVVEPETPNVDVVEFEGLRWINIERPRQIDRAWLEEHFDFHPLDYEDVFSRNQRPKVDEYEGYLFVVLHFPVYDKRVNRLNAAELDIFVGPDFLITLPNESLAPLQYVFDRCQNNEDVREDMFNKGAGYLLYKVVDACVDASFPMLRKMGLKLERLEQAIFDEEANREIVRDLSNAKQEIINFRKIVRPQRAALKDLERTKRYVTGELDIYFDDINDASERVWDMLENYREVIEGLETTNESVLSHRLNDSIRVLTAFSVIMLPLTLIASVLGMNVGVPGEGSIHAFWITIAVMLSVLTGMVLWFRKRGWL
- a CDS encoding sigma-70 family RNA polymerase sigma factor, with the protein product MPVGADAGATITRELEMHRRALTGYCYRMLGSGSEAEDAVQETMVRAWRNAETLQEQAALKSWLYRIASNVCFDMLQTPQRRAQPMDLGPASAADAALGPALDSWVQPIADARVVPNEGDPAEIAAGRETLRLAFVAALQHLPARQRAVLILREVLRWQASEVAELLETSVASVNSALQRARATLGSLDLDATSAPSELGDDAEQQDLLARYVDAFERYDMTELVALLQRDAAFSMPPFPLWVQGPDDIVRFMTTTGAKCEGSKVVVTAANGGPAMGIYNRAADGSGYTPWAVVVIETSGGKISGLHHFIYPELFAQFGLPERLEHDDAA